A part of Macaca mulatta isolate MMU2019108-1 chromosome 12, T2T-MMU8v2.0, whole genome shotgun sequence genomic DNA contains:
- the MZT2B gene encoding mitotic-spindle organizing protein 2B isoform X2 — MAAPGAGPGPGSGAPAGLEAARQKLVLRRKKVLSTEEMELYELAQAAGGAIDPDVFKILVDLLKLNVAPLAVFQMLKSMCAGQRLASEPQDPAAVSLPTSTVPETREASFLSARNSSPPASSSFFSSPQPSASPVLLHSLAAAHSPLSPGPPGSLRFSCCLFSPFAGRNKGSTALGGALALAERSSREGSSQRMPRQPSATRLPKGGGPGKSPTRGST, encoded by the exons ATGGCGGCGCCGGGCGCAGGGCCTGGGCCGGGGTCCGGGGCGCCCGCGGGGTTGGAGGCGGCCCGGCAGAAGCTGGTGCTGCGGCGGAAGAAGGTGCTGAGCACCGAGGAGATGGAGCTGTACGAGCTGGCGCAGGCGGCGGGCGGCGCCATTGACCCCGACGTGTTCAA GATCCTGGTGGACCTGCTGAAGCTGAACGTGGCCCCCCTCGCCGTCTTCCAGATGCTCAAGTCCATGTGTGCCGGGCAGAGGCTAGCGAGCGAGCCCCAGGACCCTGCGGCCGTGTCTCTGCCCACGTCGACAGTGCCCGAGACCCGAG AGGCCTCCTTTCTCTCTGCCAGGAACAGTAGCCCCCCAGCAAGTTCCTCCTTTTTCTCCAGCCCGCAGCCTTCGGCCTCTCCCGTTCTGCTCCACAGCCTGGCTGCTGCACACTCGCCTCTCTCTCCAGGCCCCCCGGGTTCCCTCCGCTTCTCTTGCTGCCTGTTCTCTCCTTTTGCAG GGAGAAACAAAGGCAGCACTGCCCTCGGGGGAGCGTTGGCCCTGGCGGAACGCAGCAGCCGCGAAGGATCCAGCCAGAGGATGCCACGCCAGCCCAGCGCTACCAGACTGCCCAAGGGAGGCGGGCCTGGGAAGAGCCCTACGCGGGGCAGCACCTAG
- the TUBA3E gene encoding tubulin alpha-3E chain, protein MIPLPSRQSCIQSESVPTSRVEQWPIRTGTRPSARLPGTPGQWQPGSGGPIPCSARGQTVAVGSQQLRQPVEVWKQRRAEAAEFAMRECISIHVGQAGVQIGNACWELYCLEHGIQPDGQMPSDKTIGGGDDSFNTFFSETGAGKHVPRAVFVDLEPTVVDEVRTGTYRQLFHPEQLITGKEDAANNYARGHYTIGKEIVDLVLDRIRKLADLCTGLQGFLIFHSFGGGTGSGFASLLMERLSVDYGKKSKLEFAIYPAPQVSTAVVEPYNSILTTHTTLEHSDCAFMVDNEAIYDICRRNLDIERPTYTNLNRLIGQIVSSITASLRFDGALNVDLTEFQTNLVPYPRIHFPLATYAPVISAEKAYHEQLSVAEITNACFEPANQMVKCDPRHGKYMACCMLYRGDVVPKDVNAAIATIKTKRTIQFVDWCPTGFKVGINYQPPTVVPGGDLAKVQRAVCMLSNTTAIAEAWARLDHKFDLMYAKRAFVHWYVGEGMEEGEFSEAREDLAALEKDYEEVGVDSVEAEAEEGEEY, encoded by the exons ATGATCCCGCTGCCTTCCCGCCAATCCTGCATCCAATCAGAGAGCGTCCCCACTTCACGTGTTGAGCAATGGCCAATCAGAACTGGGACCCGGCCTTCGGCCCGCCTCCCAGGAACTCCAGGCCAATGGCAGCCTGGCAGCGGCGGGCCAATCCCGTGCAGCGCGCGCGGGCAGACGGTTGCAGTTGGCTCTCAGCAGCTGCGGCAGCCGGTTGAGGTCTGGAAGCAGCGTCGGGCTGAAGCGGCGGAGTTCGCCATG CGCGAGTGTATCTCTATCCACGTGGGGCAGGCAGGTGTCCAGATCGGCAATGCCTGCTGGGAACTGTACTGCCTTGAACATGGAATTCAGCCCGATGGTCAGATGCCAAGTGATAAAACCATTGGTGGCGGGGATGACTCCTTCAACACGTTCTTCAGTGAGACTGGGGCTGGCAAGCATGTGCCCAGAGCAGTGTTTGTGGACCTGGAGCCCACTGTGGTCG ATGAAGTGCGCACAGGGACCTACAGGCAGCTCTTCCACCCAGAGCAGCTGATTACTGGGAAAGAAGATGCAGCCAATAATTACGCTAGAGGCCATTACACCATCGGCAAGGAGATTGTTGACCTAGTCCTGGACCGGATCCGCAAACTG GCGGATCTGTGCACGGGACTGCAGGGCTTCCTCATCTTCCACAGTTTCGGGGGCGGCACTGGCTCTGGGTTTGCATCTCTGCTCATGGAGCGGCTCTCAGTGGATTACGGCAAGAAGTCCAAGCTAGAGTTTGCCATTTACCCAGCCCCCCAGGTCTCCACGGCCGTGGTGGAGCCCTACAACTCCATCCTGACCACCCACACGACCCTGGAACATTCTGACTGCGCCTTCATGGTTGACAATGAAGCCATCTATGACATATGTCGGCGCAACCTGGACATCGAGCGTCCCACGTACACCAACCTCAATCGCCTGATTGGGCAGATTGTGTCCTCCATCACAGCCTCCCTGCGATTCGATGGGGCCCTGAATGTGGACTTGACGGAATTCCAGACCAACCTAGTGCCATACCCCCGCATCCACTTCCCCCTGGCCACCTACGCCCCGGTCATCTCAGCCGAGAAGGCCTACCACGAGCAGCTGTCCGTGGCCGAGATCACCAATGCCTGCTTCGAGCCAGCCAATCAGATGGTCAAGTGTGACCCTCGCCATGGCAAGTACATGGCCTGCTGCATGTTGTACAGGGGGGACGTGGTCCCCAAAGACGTCAACGCGGCCATCGCCACCATCAAGACCAAGCGCACTATCCAGTTTGTGGATTGGTGCCCGACTGGATTTAAG GTGGGCATTAACTACCAGCCCCCCACAGTGGTCCCCGGGGGAGACCTGGCCAAGGTGCAGCGGGCCGTGTGCATGCTGAGCAACACCACGGCCATCGCGGAGGCCTGGGCCCGCCTGGACCATAAGTTCGATCTCATGTATGCCAAGCGGGCCTTTGTGCACTGGTACGTGGGCGAAGGCATGGAAGAGGGAGAGTTCTCTGAGGCCCGAGAGGACCTAGCAGCTTTGGAGAAGGATTATGAAGAGGTGGGCGTGGATTCCGTggaagctgaggctgaagaaGGCGAAGAATACTGA
- the MZT2B gene encoding mitotic-spindle organizing protein 2B codes for MAAPGAGPGPGSGAPAGLEAARQKLVLRRKKVLSTEEMELYELAQAAGGAIDPDVFKILVDLLKLNVAPLAVFQMLKSMCAGQRLASEPQDPAAVSLPTSTVPETRGRNKGSTALGGALALAERSSREGSSQRMPRQPSATRLPKGGGPGKSPTRGST; via the exons ATGGCGGCGCCGGGCGCAGGGCCTGGGCCGGGGTCCGGGGCGCCCGCGGGGTTGGAGGCGGCCCGGCAGAAGCTGGTGCTGCGGCGGAAGAAGGTGCTGAGCACCGAGGAGATGGAGCTGTACGAGCTGGCGCAGGCGGCGGGCGGCGCCATTGACCCCGACGTGTTCAA GATCCTGGTGGACCTGCTGAAGCTGAACGTGGCCCCCCTCGCCGTCTTCCAGATGCTCAAGTCCATGTGTGCCGGGCAGAGGCTAGCGAGCGAGCCCCAGGACCCTGCGGCCGTGTCTCTGCCCACGTCGACAGTGCCCGAGACCCGAG GGAGAAACAAAGGCAGCACTGCCCTCGGGGGAGCGTTGGCCCTGGCGGAACGCAGCAGCCGCGAAGGATCCAGCCAGAGGATGCCACGCCAGCCCAGCGCTACCAGACTGCCCAAGGGAGGCGGGCCTGGGAAGAGCCCTACGCGGGGCAGCACCTAG
- the MZT2B gene encoding mitotic-spindle organizing protein 2B isoform X1 — MAAPGAGPGPGSGAPAGLEAARQKLVLRRKKVLSTEEMELYELAQAAGGAIDPDVFKEKQRQHCPRGSVGPGGTQQPRRIQPEDATPAQRYQTAQGRRAWEEPYAGQHLGWGRDLSHLCSQQRLRVISFS; from the exons ATGGCGGCGCCGGGCGCAGGGCCTGGGCCGGGGTCCGGGGCGCCCGCGGGGTTGGAGGCGGCCCGGCAGAAGCTGGTGCTGCGGCGGAAGAAGGTGCTGAGCACCGAGGAGATGGAGCTGTACGAGCTGGCGCAGGCGGCGGGCGGCGCCATTGACCCCGACGTGTTCAA GGAGAAACAAAGGCAGCACTGCCCTCGGGGGAGCGTTGGCCCTGGCGGAACGCAGCAGCCGCGAAGGATCCAGCCAGAGGATGCCACGCCAGCCCAGCGCTACCAGACTGCCCAAGGGAGGCGGGCCTGGGAAGAGCCCTACGCGGGGCAGCACCTAGGATGGGGCAGAGACTTGTCACATCTTTGTTCCCAGCAAAGGCTACGTGTTATCTCCTTCAGTTGA